The nucleotide window TTCGAGTGGGTGACCGACAAGCTTGGCGCGCAGGGTACGGTTTGTGCTGGCGGCCGATACGATGGGCTGGTCAGCCAGTTCGGCGGTAAGCCCACCCCGGGAGTTGGCTTCGCGATGGGCGTCGAACGCCTGGTGCTGCTGCTGGAAACCCTCGACTTGGTCCCTGCAACGCTGAATCGGCCGCCGCACGCGTTCATCTGCGCATTCGGCGAAGCGGCGGAACTGGCGGCACTCGGTCTGGCCGAGCGTCTGCGCGACGCCTTGCCCGGTCTGCGTTTGCTGGTCAATGCCGGCTCCGGCAGCTTCAAGAGTCAGTTCAAGAAGGCCGACAAGAGCGGCGCACATTTCGCGCTAATTCTTGGTGAGGACGAACTTGCCGGGCGCGTGGTAGGTTGCAAGCCGCTGCGCGATGACAGCGAACAACAAAGCATTGCCTGGGATGCTCTACCCGAGCGTCTGGCTGCCTGCCTCGAGCAGGTCTGAGACTAAGCGAATAAAAGGAGTGACAGCGTGACCTCGGGTACCGACGAAGAACAACTGGCGCAAATCAAGGATTGGTGGCAGCGCAACGGCAAGCCTTTGCTCACGGGGGGTGCGCTCGCCGTGGCGCTGGTGTTCGGCTGGCAGTTCTGGCAGAACCATCAGCTTAACCAGGCATATAACGCGTCCGGCCTTTATCAGCAACTGCTGACGGCCGCGCTGGAGTCCGGCAAGGCGGATGCCGCTGAAGTAGCGCGCCTAGGCAATCAGCTGAAGCAGGACTTCGCCGGTACTCATTACGCTCAGTACGGTAGCCTGTTCGTCGCCAAGGTGGCGGTCGAGGGCGGCCGTCTGGACGAAGCCGCTGCCGAATTGCGCGCGATTGTCGACAAACCCGCCGACGCAACGCTTGGCGAGCTGGCGCGTCAGCGGCTGGCACGTGTGCTGGCGGCGCAGGACAAGGCCGAAGATGCGCTCAAACTGCTCGAAGGCGAGGCCGATAAGGCCTTCGCCGCCGGCCGTGAGGAGCTGCGCGGTGATCTGCTGGTGCAGCTGGGCCGCGTGGACGAGGCGCACGCTGCCTATACCAAGGCCAAGCAGGCATTGTCGCAGGATGCCGCAATCGGCGGTCTGCAGCTGAAGCTGGACGATCTGGCCCGAGGGGAGGCGTAACCGATGCGCTGGAAGACTGCCGCGTTGCTGACCCTCGCCGTATTGGCCGCCGGGTGCAGCAGCAATGACACGAAAGAGCCGGAGCCTGCGGAGCTGACCAAGTTCGAAGCCGAGGTCGAACTACAGAAGCAATGGAGCCGCTCGATTGGTGAGGGCCAGGGCGAAACCTACAACCTGCTGGTGCCTGCAGTATACGGCGAGCAGATCTATGCTGCCGACGTCGAGGGGCTGGTGGTTTCCGTGGACCGCCTGACCGGCAAGGTCAACTGGAAGACCG belongs to Pseudomonas phenolilytica and includes:
- a CDS encoding YfgM family protein, whose product is MTSGTDEEQLAQIKDWWQRNGKPLLTGGALAVALVFGWQFWQNHQLNQAYNASGLYQQLLTAALESGKADAAEVARLGNQLKQDFAGTHYAQYGSLFVAKVAVEGGRLDEAAAELRAIVDKPADATLGELARQRLARVLAAQDKAEDALKLLEGEADKAFAAGREELRGDLLVQLGRVDEAHAAYTKAKQALSQDAAIGGLQLKLDDLARGEA